The Bifidobacterium actinocoloniiforme DSM 22766 genomic sequence GCTCAGCCCAGACAGCAGCCATACGGCTACAGCTGCGGTCAGCCGCCCTACACCCCGCCCGAACCCAACCCCGGTCCGGTTCCCGGCCAAACGCCCGACTTCACCCGCTACAGGCCTGGCCTGGCCTACACGCCACCTGACTCGGCACCCACCGCACCCCCACCGCTCATGCCGGCCCGCCTCCCCCTGATGCGCCCCCGACACGGCCGAATCCTATGCGGGGTGTGCCGGGGCATCAGCCTTCACCTGGGCGTCAGCGTGACTTGGGTGCGCCTGGCCATGCTGGCCCTCACTTTCGCGTTCGGCATCGGGATGGCGGCCTACATCCTCCTGTGGATTTTCGTCCCCGTCGGCGACCCTTACGTAGCCGCCCAGGCCGCTGCCAGCACCGGTGAGCACTCGCCTTTATCCCGAGGCAACGCACCATCCGCCAGCGAACCTGACGAAAAGGAGGGCACGGAGGCCCGGGAAGGCCTGCTCGATGTGCTGCGCGGCGCGTCTAAACCGGTATTGCTGATCGGCCTTGGCGCCCTCTTACTGACTCTGGCGCTCTCCTTCCTGTGGCGGGGACTGCCTGGCCACTTAGTGCTGCCAGCCCTCTTGCTGGGGGCGGGAATCGCGGTCGCCTGGCTGCGATTCGATGGCGCCCGCCACCGCGTTTCCACACTGGCTCTGTCCGCCTGCTTGATTCTGGCCGCCCTGGCCTCCTACGTGTTCCCTGTCTTCCCCCTGCGCGAAGCCTGGCAGATGATGATTCTGACCCTAGCCGTCCTGGCCTCGGTGGCGGTGGTTCTGACCCCCTGGGCCCAAGCCCTCCTCCAGCGGATCAGCTCGGAGCGCGCCGGCAAGGAGCGCGAAGAGGAGCGCGCGGACATGGCCGCCCACCTGCACGACGGCGTCTTGCAGACCCTGGCCCTGATCCAGCTGAACGCCGACGACCCTCAAACCGTCTTCACCCTGGCCAGGGGCCAAGAGCGCGACCTGCGCGACTGGCTCTACCAGGAGCGGACGCCCACGGACCGCTCAGTCAGTTCCGGGCTCAAGCAAATCGCGGCCCAGATCGAGGACGAGCACGGACAACCAATCGACGTGGTCACGGTCGGCGACGCCCTCCCCTCCGCCCAGACCGACGCCCTCCTGGACGCCGCCAGGCAGGCCCTGCTCAACGCGGTCACGCACGGTGGTGAACCAATCGCGCTCTATTGCGAAGCCGGCAAATCCAAAGTGGAGGTGTTCGTGCGCGACCACGGCGACGGATTCGACCCGGCAGCCATCCCGCCCGACCGGCTGGGCATCCGCCAGTCGATCATCGGGCGCATCGAGCGACGCGGCGGTACAGTGGAGATTGTCTCCAGACCTGGATGGGGCACTGAGGTGCGCATGCATATGCCCATCTCCGCAGCCAGCCAGAGCGATCAAGCCAGGCCAGGCACGGCGACGCGGACGGCGACCGACGCGAAAACCAGATTGGAGTGAGGGCTATGGAAGAGGCGAGGAAACAAGCGGGACCAGGAGCGCAGACCCCGCGGACGCCCCTAACCGCAAGCGGCGCTCCTGCAAACGCCCCGGAGGATGGCCCGGCCGCATCCGTCGGCATGCGGGACCCAACCCGGATTCGCGTAGGCGTGGTGGACGATCACGAGATGTTCCGCGCCGGGGTCATCGCCACCCTGGAACCCTATTTCCCCATCGTGGGTCAGGCCGCGGACGTGGAGTCATCAGTGGCGATGATCGCCCAGACCCAGCCCGACGTGGTCCTCCTGGATGTGCATGTGCCCGGCGGTCAAGGCGGAGGCGGCGCTGAAATCCTGACCCGCTCCCAGCCCCTGGCCCCCAATTCGGTTTTCCTGGCCCTCTCGGTCTCCGATTCCCCCCAGGATGTGGGCTCGGTCATCCGCGCCGGCGCACGCGGCTACGTGACCAAGACCATCTCCGCAGGCGACCTGGTCTCCTCCATCCGCCAGGTGCACGAAGGCTACGCTGTCTTCTCCCCCAAGTTGGCGGGCTTCGTCCTCTCCGCCTTCCAAGACGGCGCGAGCGACGAGGGCCCGGCCCATGACGATGAGCTGGACCGGCTGTCGGGCCGCGAACAAGAGGTCATGCGCCTCATCGCCCGTGGCTACACCTACCGGGAGGTGGCCAGCGAGCTTTTCATTTCGGTCAAAACGGTGGAGACGCACGTTTCCTCGGTCTTGCGTAAGCTCCAGCTCTCCAACCGCTCCGAACTGACCCGTTGGGCCGTCGATCGCCGCATCGTCTGACCGCCGACTACAGCTCCAAACCCAGAGCGCGCAGGTCCTCCCTCAGCTGTTGCGCGCCACGGAACTCCAGCCCGTGGATGCCCAGCTTCCGAGCGGCCGCCACATTCACAGGCCTGTCATCCACGAACACGCAGCGCCCGGCCTCCAATCCAAAGCGCCGCAGAAGCAGCTGGTAAATCAGGGGGTCCGGTTTGCGCACCATCTCCTCGCCCGACGTCACAATACCGTCCAACCGTCGTATGGGCTCGAACTTGTCGTGCAGCACCACCGCCGAGGACCCGGAAATGTTGCTCAGCCCCCACAGACGCAGCCCGCTCGCGCGCAAATCCTCCATCAGCTTTTCCATTCCGGCGATCATCGCGGGAAAGGTCCGCTCCACGTGCGCGAAATAGGTGCGCAGCACCCAGGCCACAGCCGGCCCGTGGTCGCTCTCGTAGTCCGCCAGTATCCGCTCCTGGCTCCAGCCGGCGTCGGACAAGTCGTTGAACCGCCAGAAGCCCCACTCATCCTCCGGGTCCAGCAGCGCGTCTATCACCCCATCCGGGTACTCCCCCTCCAGGGCCAGACGCGGCTGCCAGTCCACCAGCACCCCGCCGAAGTCAAAAATCACGTTGTCCACAACGCCCGCGTTCGCTCCACTCATACCACCAGCTTAGGCCAGCCCAAACCTGTGCCTGTCCGCCCTTCCCCAGCCAGGCCCGCCCGCCCTTACGCCCACAGAATAAGGCCTCAGCCGCTCGATTGACTTCAAGCCGTCTTTAACTTCTATATTGCTTACATCAAGCCGTTGGGGGCGCATCCCTGCAAAGAAGGAGCAGCATGAACACGCTTGTCCTGGCTTTCCATCCCGAGCTGGAGTCCGGCTCACGCATCACCCACCGCCTGGCCCAGGCCGCGCGACCTGGGAACGACCTGACCTTGGTCGACGAATACGCCCTCTACCCCGACTTTCGCATCGATGTCGCGGCCGAGCAGGGGCGCCTGTTGGCCGCCGACCGTGTGGTCTGGCTCTTCCCCATGCGTTGGTACAGTTCGCCCGCCCTCTTGAAGCAGTGGGAGGACGACGTGCTGGAGCACGGCTGGGCTTACGGGACCGGCGGCGACAAGCTCCGGGGCAAGCAACTCCTGCTGGCCATCTCCATCGGTGCGACGGCGGAGAAGTACCGGCCCGAGGGTGAGTTCGCGGTCAGGGGCGCCGACCTGCTGACCCCTTGGCGGACCACGGCCCGCTATACCGGCATGGACTGGCAGCAGCCCTTCCTGGTTCATGGCGCCAGCTCAATCAGCGACGCTGGACTGGAGGAAGCCGCCCGTGCCTTCGCCGAACGCTTGAGCCAGTGACCCGCTGAATCCCTGGGCCACGGAGCCGTCAGGCAAGACCTTTACCCAGCCCTTCACGCGCCGGCCAAGCGAGGCGGCGCGTGAAGGACGCAAGACCACCAACAGCACAACAAGCAAGAAGGCAAACGCCATGCAATACACCAAATTAGGCAATTCCGGCCTGGACGTCTCCAGGATCTGCCTGGGCTCCATGGGATTCGGCACGCCCGGCAACGACATGTTCCCCTGGGCGGTCGGGGCCGAGGATTCCGAGGCCGTGGTTAAGCAAGCCCTGGACCTGGGCATCAACTTCTTCGACACCGCGAACATTTACTCCTACGGCGACAGCGAGCGCTACCTGGGCCAGGCGCTCAAGAAGAACGCCAAGCGCGACGAGGTCGTCGTAGCCACCAAGGTTTTCTTCACCCACTCCGACAAGCCCAACCAGCATGGCCTGTCCCGCAAGGCCATCATGCATCAGATCGACCAGAGCCTGGAGCGCCTGTGCATGGATTACGTGGATCTGTACATCATCCACCGCTGGGACTACCGCACTCCGATCGAGGAGACCATGGAGGCCCTGCACGACCTGGTCAAGGCCGGCAAAGTGCGCTACCTGGGGGCCAGCGCCATGTACGCCTGGCAGTTCGAGAAGGCCCAATTCGTCGCCGCCTCCCATAATTGGACGCCCTTCATCTCCATGCAGAGCCATATGAACCTGCTCTACCGGGAGGAGGAGCGCGAGATGCTGCCCCTATGCCAGGACGAGAATGTGGCCGTCACCCCCTACAGCCCGCTCGCCTCGGGTCGCCTCACCCGTCAGTGGAGCGCCCAAACCAAGCGGTACCAGAGCGACCAGGTGGCCCGAGGCAAGTATGACCACACCGAGAGCCAAGACATGGAAATAGTCGAGCGAGTCCACCATTTGGCTGGCAAGTACGAGGCGCCCATGGTCCAGGTGGCCCTGGCATGGCTCCTTCACAAACCGCAGGTGGCCGCCCCCATCATCGGCGCCCACAAGCCCGACCACGTGCGCAGCGCGGTCGATGCCCTGAACCTGGATCTGACCCCCGACGACATGGCCTACCTGGAGGAGCCCTACCTCCCCCACACCGTCACCGGCCCCTGGGCGCCCGACCAGACGGACTTCACCCGCTGACCGGGTTCCTCCCCCACGCACCGAGACCCCTCTCCAGGCATAGGCCGGGAGGGGGTCGCCGCTTACATGGTCAGTCGCTCGTCGATCAGCCGTTTGAGGGCAGGGCCTTGGTCATACGAACAGGAACCAGGAGTTCACGCTCCACCAAAGCTGGTCGTTGACCCAGTTGCGGGTTTCGAAAACATACAGGAAGGCGCCCAGGACAGCGATGACCAGGCCGGCCGTCGCGCAGCCCATCGCACTGCGGGAGAAGGCGGACAGGGGCGCCAGCCTGGCCTCCGGCTCAGGCCCCCGATCCGGCAATGCGAGCGGTCCACCCTCGCCGGACCTTGCGCCGATCTCACCGGCCAGGGCCGAATCGTCCGCGTCCCCTTGAGCGGACCGGCGGGAGTCAAAAGCCAGGAGGCAGCAGGCGAAGACCAGCGCGAGCGCCCAACCGAAATCCAGGATGTAGCGCATGCTGTAGCCCGCCGTGTGCGCGGTGAAGGCGTACATCAGAAGGCCGATCGCGCCTGTGAGCGCGCAGAAGGCCCCCACCTGCCGTTCACGGAGCCGCCGCCAGCAGGGCTTGAGGGCGAAGATGAGCAGGGTGAAGGGAGCCAGCAGGGTGAACAGGCCGCCGTAACTGGCCTGTTCGGGCAGCCAGGGCGACATGTCCTGGCTGGTGCGCAGCAGGAAGGGGAAGGTGGTGGCCAGGTTCGGCGGCTGGAAAAAGTAGAGCAAGGAGAGGGGCACTAGCTGCGAGAGCGGCGAAGAACTGTGTGGTATGTCGTAGGCGGTCAGGTTGTAGTTGGCCCCAAAGTCGAGCGGGCGGCCGAAGCGGGCGGCGTTATAAGCCATCAGCGGGGCGGCGACCAGCAGGTAAGGCGCCAGGGCGCACAACCAGGTCAGCGCCTCCTCACGCAGGCCTTTCCCCCCGCGCAGGCCGCGCTCCCACAAGTCCCGAATCTCGCCCCAGAAAAGCGGCAGGGCCAAGAGGGAAGCGAGCACGAACGCAGGCCGACTGGCCAGGTTCAGCGCCATGCATAGGCAACCGGCCAGCAGCCAGCCCTTATTCAGATCGCGCAGTTTCGACTCGATCCAGCAGCACAGCCCCAGGAAAGTGAGGCTGATTGAAAGCGTCTGCGGCAGTTGGTAGAACACCTCGCTGTGGAGCACGTAGAACATGGGCGTGCAGAAGAGCATACCGCTGGCGATCAGCAGCACGCAGCCCAAGCTGACCGGGTGCCCCCGACGGGAGAACCAGCGGGCCACCTGCACGGTGACCGCAAGGGAGCACAAGGCCAACACCAGGGCGAAAGCCAGCACAGCCGAGGATGCGGGCAGGTCTTGGCCTGTCAGCGCCCGGTAGGGCATGAAGGCGATAATGGCTGGCAGTACGCCGAAGTAGCTGTAGTATTTGCCTGATTTAAAGGCCACATCGAAGAAGATGGGGGTGCCTTGCGGGTCCTCGCGAGCCAAACGCATACGGGTGGCCGTGTCGTAGGGGTTGGGCATCTCGGCCAGCTGACGGTTGACCGGCAGGTCCAGGTTGAGCCGCCCGTGCAAAAGCGCCTTGGCCAAGTCGCCGTATTGATTGGAATCGAAGAACATGTCGTTGAACAGTTTGTGGGGCACCGTCGTGGCGGTCGGCATCCCGAAGACCAACCACAAGCCCACTATGCCGGCCGCGTCGAGGGCGAACACCGCCGCCAGGGGCGCCAGGCAGCGGGGGCTGAGGGCGCGGAAGGGGCGGAGGTAGAGGCCGCTGCCTGGCCTGAACGCGAGGATGATCACAATCAGCAGGGCTTCCAGCGCAAGCCGGGACCAGTCCACGCGGTATGGCACCCGCGGGTTGACGCTCACATCATCCAGGGGTATGACATCGCCGGAGCGCACCTGGTAGTGGAAGCGCACCGCGTTCGCGCCGTCGCCGACGTGCAGGTAGCGCGACCGCGGAGCCCCGGTGGAGTACTGATGGACGCTGGTGGCGTCGTACCAACCACCGTCGGTGCGCTTACGGGTCGAGAGCTTCCACGACAGGGCCTGGTTGGACACGGCCCCGGATTGGGCGCTCAGGTTTGCGGCCGGGCGCAAGTACAGGTAGCGGATCGGCTGCGGGCTCGATACGTCGCGCCAGGCGCCATGCGGGTCGATGACGGTGGCCGTCCCCCGATCGGGGTGGGCCACCAGCCCGGGGCCCAGCGACGAGCGGCCCGCCTCCGTGTCATCGCCCAGGCTGCGCCAAAAGGGCATATTCGCCACGAAGACCTCAAGGCAGACGAAGACCGCTATGAGCGCGATTGGGACGAGCATCCTGCGTTCTGAAGAGCGGAGGTTTTTCTCCAACCATTGTGGAATTTCCCTCACCCGCCCTACACGCATAGGCGACATCTTAATGGAACCCGCGAACTTGGCGACCTTGCAAGGGACCGGGCGACCGCCACCCTTGCGCCCAGCATGCAGCGTGCGAGGGAGGGCGACGGCCTACTCGCATATGACGGCGCGGATGCCGGCCGGCGTCCACACGAACGCCGGATAAAAAGGGGCTTCCGACGCTCAGCCGGAAACCCCGTTTGCGGACAGGGCGGGATTCGAACCCGCGGAACTTGCGTTCAACGGTTTTCAAGACCGTCTCTTTCGACCGCTCAGACACCTGTCCTCGACCGCCTACACGAGGCGATGCCTCTCTAGTTTAGCGGTCACGGCTTACAATCCGCTGGGCTCGACTCGCCGAGCCGCGAATCGGGCAGGTCTTTGGTGTCGGTCGTAATCGCGCCCTCTTCGAACGTCAGGAAGCGGGTGCAGGTTTTCAAAAGGAATTCGCGGTCGTGGGAGATGACCAAGACGATAGCCCCCAAGGAACGCAAGTATCCAATCGACTCGGTCACTTCGTTCATGTGGGTCAGGTCCAGACCGCTGGTCGGCTCGTCCATGATCACGATCCGCTTGCCGGACAGCACGGCGCACCCCACCGCCACCCGCTGCTTCTGCCCGCCTGAGAGCGGATTCGGATTACGGTCCAACAGGTCGGTCAAACCCAGGCGGGCCGCCACTTCCTCCACCCGCGCCTGATCGACCCCGACGGCTCCAAGCCGCAGCTCCTTGGCCACACTCTCGCTGAAGAGCTGGTAGTTGACGTCTTGGAAGA encodes the following:
- a CDS encoding ATP-binding protein encodes the protein MPARLPLMRPRHGRILCGVCRGISLHLGVSVTWVRLAMLALTFAFGIGMAAYILLWIFVPVGDPYVAAQAAASTGEHSPLSRGNAPSASEPDEKEGTEAREGLLDVLRGASKPVLLIGLGALLLTLALSFLWRGLPGHLVLPALLLGAGIAVAWLRFDGARHRVSTLALSACLILAALASYVFPVFPLREAWQMMILTLAVLASVAVVLTPWAQALLQRISSERAGKEREEERADMAAHLHDGVLQTLALIQLNADDPQTVFTLARGQERDLRDWLYQERTPTDRSVSSGLKQIAAQIEDEHGQPIDVVTVGDALPSAQTDALLDAARQALLNAVTHGGEPIALYCEAGKSKVEVFVRDHGDGFDPAAIPPDRLGIRQSIIGRIERRGGTVEIVSRPGWGTEVRMHMPISAASQSDQARPGTATRTATDAKTRLE
- a CDS encoding LuxR C-terminal-related transcriptional regulator, with product MRDPTRIRVGVVDDHEMFRAGVIATLEPYFPIVGQAADVESSVAMIAQTQPDVVLLDVHVPGGQGGGGAEILTRSQPLAPNSVFLALSVSDSPQDVGSVIRAGARGYVTKTISAGDLVSSIRQVHEGYAVFSPKLAGFVLSAFQDGASDEGPAHDDELDRLSGREQEVMRLIARGYTYREVASELFISVKTVETHVSSVLRKLQLSNRSELTRWAVDRRIV
- a CDS encoding HAD family hydrolase, whose translation is MSGANAGVVDNVIFDFGGVLVDWQPRLALEGEYPDGVIDALLDPEDEWGFWRFNDLSDAGWSQERILADYESDHGPAVAWVLRTYFAHVERTFPAMIAGMEKLMEDLRASGLRLWGLSNISGSSAVVLHDKFEPIRRLDGIVTSGEEMVRKPDPLIYQLLLRRFGLEAGRCVFVDDRPVNVAAARKLGIHGLEFRGAQQLREDLRALGLEL
- a CDS encoding NAD(P)H-dependent oxidoreductase, producing MNTLVLAFHPELESGSRITHRLAQAARPGNDLTLVDEYALYPDFRIDVAAEQGRLLAADRVVWLFPMRWYSSPALLKQWEDDVLEHGWAYGTGGDKLRGKQLLLAISIGATAEKYRPEGEFAVRGADLLTPWRTTARYTGMDWQQPFLVHGASSISDAGLEEAARAFAERLSQ
- a CDS encoding aldo/keto reductase, producing MQYTKLGNSGLDVSRICLGSMGFGTPGNDMFPWAVGAEDSEAVVKQALDLGINFFDTANIYSYGDSERYLGQALKKNAKRDEVVVATKVFFTHSDKPNQHGLSRKAIMHQIDQSLERLCMDYVDLYIIHRWDYRTPIEETMEALHDLVKAGKVRYLGASAMYAWQFEKAQFVAASHNWTPFISMQSHMNLLYREEEREMLPLCQDENVAVTPYSPLASGRLTRQWSAQTKRYQSDQVARGKYDHTESQDMEIVERVHHLAGKYEAPMVQVALAWLLHKPQVAAPIIGAHKPDHVRSAVDALNLDLTPDDMAYLEEPYLPHTVTGPWAPDQTDFTR